The Hymenobacter sp. DG01 genome has a segment encoding these proteins:
- a CDS encoding tetratricopeptide repeat protein: MEQANWPDRILLLLRQGRAAQAEQELRCILRQEPNDALAHAWLGMALLDLGQLPEGQEHIEIAIGLAPEFDFAYYLLSLAHQRQHRLNEAQEAIEEALRLDPTDPNYHHTLGLIRFQRGQWEGALRAAEMGLAYDPEHVDCLGLRGRCLARLGRAQDAEASLQTALRYDPDDAGTHADAGWVALEAGRHRAALEHFRDALRRQPTSNYAREGLVESLKAQYWLYRAFLRFTVWTEKLGGGMRRLLFIGLYVLVRFVPVLLPIYLPLVFMSWFADPMFNGLLLLNPYGRHALSEPQKRQALAFAGVLLGATVLLTTATFTPLHGLGILGGSLLASLFPLTVALRPHATRRARTWAVVAAALLLVLGVAGTGASFLLPEAGIEKGLVGLLFVIWLVYLWSTALS, translated from the coding sequence ATGGAACAAGCCAACTGGCCCGACCGGATTTTACTGCTGCTGCGCCAGGGCCGGGCGGCACAGGCCGAGCAGGAGCTGCGCTGCATTCTGCGCCAGGAGCCCAACGATGCCCTGGCCCATGCCTGGCTGGGCATGGCCCTGCTGGACTTGGGGCAGTTACCCGAGGGACAGGAACACATCGAAATTGCCATTGGCCTGGCCCCGGAGTTCGACTTTGCTTACTACCTGCTCAGCCTAGCCCACCAGCGCCAGCACCGCCTCAACGAGGCTCAGGAAGCTATTGAAGAAGCCCTTCGCCTCGACCCCACCGACCCCAACTACCACCACACCCTCGGCCTGATTCGGTTTCAGCGGGGGCAGTGGGAAGGTGCGCTGCGGGCCGCCGAAATGGGCCTGGCCTACGACCCCGAGCATGTGGACTGCCTAGGGTTGCGGGGCCGTTGCCTGGCCCGCCTCGGCCGCGCCCAGGATGCCGAGGCCTCCCTGCAAACCGCCCTGCGCTACGACCCCGACGATGCCGGCACCCATGCCGACGCTGGTTGGGTAGCCCTGGAGGCCGGCCGCCACCGCGCGGCCCTGGAGCACTTCCGCGACGCCCTGCGTCGGCAGCCTACCTCCAACTACGCCCGCGAAGGGCTGGTAGAGTCGCTGAAGGCGCAGTACTGGCTGTACCGGGCCTTCCTGCGCTTCACCGTCTGGACGGAAAAGCTGGGCGGCGGCATGCGACGCCTGCTATTCATTGGGCTGTACGTGTTGGTGCGGTTTGTGCCGGTGTTGCTGCCCATTTACCTACCTCTGGTGTTCATGAGCTGGTTTGCCGACCCCATGTTCAATGGGCTGCTGCTGCTGAACCCCTACGGCCGCCACGCTCTTTCGGAGCCGCAGAAGCGGCAGGCCTTGGCTTTTGCCGGAGTGCTGCTGGGCGCTACGGTTCTGCTCACCACGGCTACGTTCACGCCCCTGCACGGGCTGGGCATTCTGGGCGGCAGCCTGCTGGCAAGCCTGTTCCCGCTGACGGTGGCGCTGCGGCCCCACGCCACCCGCCGGGCCCGCACCTGGGCCGTGGTGGCCGCTGCCTTGCTGCTGGTGCTGGGGGTAGCCGGTACCGGAGCCAGCTTCCTGCTGCCAGAAGCGGGAATAGAAAAGGGACTGGTGGGGCTGCTCTTCGTTATCTGGCTGGTGTACCTCTGGTCCACGGCCCTGAGCTAG